A region of the Phoenix dactylifera cultivar Barhee BC4 chromosome 10, palm_55x_up_171113_PBpolish2nd_filt_p, whole genome shotgun sequence genome:
GCCTATATACACTAAAGAATACTGTAGCAAGGGTCTagattagatttatggcacttgtaattagatttgaatggatttggactTTTAGCCTAGCGAGAATACTAGGGCTTAAATGAGGGGAGGCCAACGAACCTAGATAATACCATCCAATTAGTTTTTTTGGGTGAAGTCGTAGATTGTTACAATACAGACCTAGCCCATGGCCCATGTGGAGTAGAAGACACTGCAACACGGCCCATTATAACTAACCACGGGCCGATTATGGTATTTGTGGTTGGATTTGTGGTACTTTTAAATGGATTTGCATAGATTAAGACCCTTAGCCTGGTGAGAATGCCAAGGTAAATGGAAGAAGTATGTGAGAACCCATGCAGGcctgtgtttagtcccacatcggctatatACTGAATAGATCTTCGGTACATATACAaaactaatgaattcaaataatactttttggcTAGCCTTTTGGGCGAGGTCTTAGATTATAACAATGCAGACCTGACCATGGTCCATGTGAACTTGGTGACATTGCAGCACGGGCTCATTAGGACTAACCATAGGcctttcatgatttttttgatTGGATTTATGGTACTCATGAATAAATTTGTATAAATTTAGACTCTTAATCTGTCAAGGACATTAGAGTTTAAACGGAAGAAGTATGTAAGGATCCCTGGGGCATATATATAGTTCCACATCGACTATGTATTAGGTagattttgaatatttatacaaGATCAATGAATCTAGATAAAATCTTCCGGCTAGCTTTTTTAGGTGAGAGCCCAGCTCGTTACAATCAGGTAAAGAAATAACATCAATTTATCCCAAAAATTTTCTGTTGATATATATAGAGTACAATGCTGGTGCAGGTAAAGAAATAACATCAATTTACCCCGAAAATTTTCTGTTGATATATATAGAGTACAATGCTGGTGCTTCCAAACCACATTACTTGATCAAAAGCATATTTTAATCACCGAACCCAGTTTGCATAACAAACCAAAAAAGCGAAGATAGGTACCCCTATACGAGTCATTCTGGCAACTTTCAGCTGATCTCATCATCAAACAATCCCAGAATTAAAACAGGGGCTGTCAAAGGTACATGTATTATGGTTTCCCTTGCAGAACATAGGCGCCTCAGTTTTCTCCATCTTTGTGTTTATTTGTGCGGAAGAAGGAATAGCAGCCAATCACTTTCCTGCAACAACAAAGGAACGTGTGAAGTATTTATGCAGTAAGTGAAATTATTTAGTGGTTTCTTGATTAATTTTATCCTAACTAGTAGCCATTCTGCATACTACTGTGATCTAACTTTTTACCTATCTAATTCCTGGGATATTTTTGTTGCATTACTTCTACTTATTGAACTataaattataagtttatactgATTTAAAGGAAATGGTTAACTGATTTTACAAGAAATTTCATTCTAGTAAAGGCTTGCCTGGTTCtgcttctgctgctgctgctactgctgctgctgcttcccTTTTCATCTGATGTGTTCTTCTTCCAACAATCTTGTGGTGAAACCTTTGCACAAGCAGAAGAGCCTCCAaagctcttcttcctcctcccagtgAGTAGATTTGGAAGGAACATCTTTAGAAGGAAGCCTCCAGGGTCCATGCTCTCACTCCTCGACATCCTTCTTattcccttcttccttttctccttCTCGGTCTTATCCTTCGAAAATTCTCCACCTTTCCCTAAGGTTTGCTGCACCGGTGGCTTCGCTATCCTTGGTGACTCCACAAGATCTCTTAAAGAGAGCTCGTAAGCTGTCTCCGGCATATCCCGGACTATCTCCAGCATCTCCTGCCGGTATCCGGCAATGGCCTGCGCTAATTGTTCGGCCATTGGCGACCCTGGCTTCTTCCACAACGGCGGGGATGGAACATCTGAGTCATAACCCTCTTGTTTTGCTTGCCGTCCGAATTCATCCTCGCCAACTTGGTCGCCATGATGATTCAGGGGAGCTCTTCGTTGCCATGCACCGAAGTTACGATCATCCGATTTGCCGAAGTATCCATACTTTCCTTTAATTCTCTCAGCCCACGTCCCATACTCGATTCCATCCAAAGCATTCCGATCGTTGCCCGCCCTGTGGATAGGATTGGAgaaggtgaattggtttctggCTTGGAATTCTCGCCCTCGGTACTGAGGGATCATAGTGGGGAGAGAGAGGAATGGTGTGGTTTGCAGAGAGGAAGGGCCAAAGTCTGCTTTTAATAGCTGGGGACGGTGTCATATTTTGCGTCTTTTTCCCTCATCAAGTTGGCTTGCTTTTGTGTGGGCCTGAGAGGGTGAGTTGGAAAGTCTTCGTTTCTAGATGAATGCTCACGTAATCTTTTGTTTTCTCTCTCCAAAAGAGGCCATGCAAGGTAACCTTCTTGAAGTTTTGTTTCTGAGATTTGGTGATGATAACTTCACATCACCTGGGTTGCGTAATCTTAAAAGATGCAATGATGGTCAGCCTAGATCTAACCTGAACTTATGGGATGAGTCATTTTGGAGCGAAACTCGAcccaaatcatgaaccatttCGGTTTTGATTCAGTCCTAGATTTTTTTACCAGCCAAGAAGACCCAAACCAAATTGGAGTAGGACCCAAGACACAATATGAGAAGTCTTGTATAGTTTTGGGTCAAGGTAGACGGCTCATGTACTGGACCCACTTATAGGGCGTGTAGAATGGGCTGATAGGTTATTTGTTAAATGACTACAAAACGAAGGAGAAGAAAGTGATGAATGGTATGATATGATCTCAATTTTCAGAATGATAAAGAATTAGATGCTTCGGATGCTTCGGATCCAAGTCTCCGACGCAGACTTATTGTATACAGTAGAAAAGGTCAGGTATGGATCACAGGGAGTGAAACAAGGACGTTGCTCCCCACTTCAAATGGACGTAAAGAACACTTCTGTTAGATGTTTTGTCCCATGCAAATACCTAGAAGAATCCAGCATTAGATGTTGGACCTGGGTCCAGTCCTCACGGCGCATGCCGGTCCCACCACCTCGTGTTATGAATTAGTGCAATGAAAAAATGAGACCTAAGTTTGAGTGAAAATTAATCTGTCCACTTTGCGAACCGAACTGAGTGATTAAAGGAAAGATCATATGAAGCCCCTAACTCCCTAGTTTAAGGTCAATGGATGAGCTGGTTTTGTAGTACTCATTCTatacttaagaaaccctaactATTATAATGGAATCCGACTGGTTCTGAACTTGATAAATAAGCAAAAATATGGATGGAGGAGTAGAATGTGCGCAAGATATATTCTTGTTGTTAttgtttttctccttttcttctaaGAATTATGAGGGAGATGCCGTCATGAAGGTTATGGAAAGGAATGCCAATCAGCTAAACTAAGATCGATTAATCTAATCAATTAAATTCGTAAATTTTACATGAAATTTCTCCACCAATTATACAAATAGTCAACTTCGTAGTCTACTTCTAGAAAATGGTAGACACCAGTAATAATACATGGAATTTTGGGTGTGCGTGTGCATGTACATATCAACTAATTGCTTGAATCATGATGGTTCCACATGTGCACCGCAAGATCGAGTCGGTCAGCAAGCCATGAGTTTTGCTTTGAGAAACAAGAATCTTCTTAGCCGTCCTTGAGATTAGTCTTCTATTTGTAGTGCACTTTGAGGAATGAATGGTTCACACCGGCGAGTAACGCGGCAAGAGAGAGAACATAAATCTGCTTTGATGATATATCTTAATCCAAACTCCTCTTAAAAAGGTGAATAAAATGGCTTCATTAGCTAAATGCAACATCATTATCTACATTTGCACCATGGGTTTTGTCAAACAATGGCTAATCATGTGAAAAACGAGATTATAAAATAAGATCTCAGAGTAGACTTGGCAGTTGGATTAGATTATAAATGTGAAACATGCGAAATGATGTTCCGTGTTGCATGCCAGTTTAATTTGGACAGTATATGGAGGCTGACAACAAGGAATTCTAAGCCAACTTATTCATAAAATTTGATTTCGATCGCAGAAATTTCATATCAGAAGTGTCATCTGGTTGGATGCTAGATCCTCATCTAGGAATCAAAATCAGAATCTCGTTGAATTTGAACCCACTTGCTTAATATTATTCGATATTGTTCATGGTAATGCGAATTTTATAAAAGCTCATTCTGAAGAAGAGCAATTTAGCTGATTTTTATGAAAAAAGAGGCCAATagcttgctctttatgtttgtttatgaataaagaaataaataaatatggcaTATAATCAAGCattaaataaatcaaataaaatgaGAAAACATCATTCTGGAGCCATTTTAAGACCTTAGTGCTTCTTATTTTCTCACTTTCTGATAATTTTGAGACATGGGATACAGAGTCAAGAATTGCTGTTCCATCTGGCTTCAATCTATTAAGGTTTTAATTCATATGTGAGCCTGCTATAATATTTAGCACTACCAGAGCTTGTTGAGGTAGAATACTAGTTCAGAGTTTATGAGTGACTTTCATTATACACTGGAAATGTTCTCAACCTCCCAATACAGTAGACAAGGCCTGAAGACCATGAAGCACTTCTAGGTAGTAATGGTTTAAAATGGAAGTTGAATGGGAGAGGTCCAATTCCACAATCATGGCCATCCGTATATTTTGCGACATCCCATATACTGCATGGGGTCTATGTAATCATATAATCATGGCCATCATGCAATACATGGATGACTGTGATTGCAGAGATGGACCTCTCCAATTTAACTTCAAATTGGAGAGGAATCCAACACTTGAAAGTGACCATGCTGCAGTTATATGTCAGGCCTGTCAAAAAACCTAAATATaaaagaggtgatttgtacgcATGAGAACATCACTTCATGTAACATTAGCAGATTCTCAAATCATGTGtttttttttgacatttttCCTATCAAAAGTGATTGAAGATGACTTCATCAATCTTGAGAAAGTTAGAGCAGATGCATCTGCCAAAAAATTATTGGCTCAATGTATTTTCATGCCCATGATACAGTTTTACTTGTTTGTCGAAATGTACTAAGGAGAAAATAATAACCTTGAAAGAGATCAAAGCTAAGCATGATAGATGAAACCTTCCAACCATCCAAATGTAACATAATTTTCCAAGGCTGTCTCTGTCTAACAAATAATGTAGACCCATACAACGAAATGTTTTTTTTCTAATGTCAGTCAGAATCATCATGACTGGCGGAGTGTTTTGGTCCTCCACACATAACTTGGTAGAAAAGGTACGAATATCTGGTTTCATTTAAAATTCTATTTagtatttataaaatttttttaaaaaataattaactacagaaaaataaatagataattaTTCAGTTCGTATTTGAATATCTGATTCTATTTATaactctatttaattttatttatcacTCATGaacttctaaaaaaaataaataactataTTAATATACTATTAACTTAATTTATCATTCACTTAGTAATATTTATCATTCCGTAGTCGTaatttatatttgtatttatatttatacttttggtatccgatttatatccgtattcctttaaaataaatatgaacatAAACTTTTGCATCCGAATAATATAAGTATTCATATTTGTAttcattaaacaaaataaatataaaaatagatatgtTAGTATCTGATCCAATTTCAACCCTAAGAAAGAAGAGTTTATGCATAGATCGTCCTTGATTTGAAATTAGATGGTGTCCTATTAGGTGGTGCCCATTAGCTTTGATTAGGTGGCACATTCAGTAACTGGATGAGATGTGAGATTCTTCTTTGGTAGGTGACAGCAAGGACTGAGAATACTAATAGAATTTAGAATTTGTCTAACTACAAATGGAAGGCTAGCTGAAGTTGAGAACAGGTCCTTTTCTGCCGCTAGTGGTATTTTTCCAACATTAATATCAAGAGCTGGACTAGGTTTTGAACCTAGACCACAAAGCTTTCTTTCCTTCTAGATGTGGAGGGTTCTAGAAGAGAAAACTTTTATTCAGGAAAAGGGAATCTCTGTATTAGTAGGAAGATCTCAATATGCCGATAAATTCAGGACAATAACATGTTTTAGTTCTCAGGCCTCCTATTCTTAATGATCAGAGCTGGATTATAACATAGACAAGAGAACATAAAAGGAAACAAgacaaaaaagaaggaaaactaTGGAGAAAAAGAGAGGTCTCTGTTTTCTTGAAGCTTCAGGCAAAATATTTCATTTCAATGCTTTATAAGAACATGATAGTCAATATGGCCCAACTCTGATGATGTTCCAGCTCACCCAATTATTATTTTGTAAATATATTCCGCAAAATCTTACAGTGATATACTGATATTATATTTGGCACAAGTAATACTAGTTGTGTCAATAATGTGTTGAAATTTTCACATATTATTATCATCAGGAAATCCTATGAAAAGAACAGATGTGCATGGCATACTTAGAACCCAAGCTTCAGTTACTGAATTAAGCTACGAGAACTCAGCGGTGCCATATGTTTGGAGGTAGAATGATGACTTGATGACAGTAATAGTTGGAACAAGATAATGTGTGGTTCATTACTTAATGCATGTAAAGTAAGCTAATAACAACCCAAGGAAGTTGAAACTAAGGATTTTATGTctcaatcaaaaataaaaaaatacagtTGTATTATGTTTACTCATCATATGCATGAAGAAATTTGTGGAGAAGGTTAAATaaggatgaagaaaaaaaattgtggtTTCTGCCTCTGTTTTTGTTCCCATTACCATCATAGATGGGTAGCATATCCCTTAATCATCAAATTTCTTCAAATTAACCTTGGTTTTTAATGACAAACCTTAAATCTCTCCattcaatttaatttttgaatttaaattattattgtaatcttttaattatttttctcctACTTTCTCTCTATTCAAATTCAATTTTTGAATCCCAATTGCTGCTGTAATTTTCTCCTATAATCACTCTTgtatatgctatatatattCAATACAAACTTAAAAAAGATTCTGACCAATCTTTTTGTTTTTACGGATCCCTTCAAGTTTTTCGCTTGCTGATGGAATAATAATACAGCAAGCATCAGACAGTATTTCTATTCGTAACATGCCATTGTATTCTTATCTATGTAGTCTCGCATAACATCCTTGTTAAATTGGAGTATcacaaaaagggaaaaagaaaattggaaacattcaaaaacaataaaacttACCTCTTGTATGTAGCTTCCAAGACATTAAACTTCAATTCTACTCCTTGCTTGGCATGACCAATCTCCATCTGTACACAGTCAGCATTCACCAATGAGGTATAATGAGTGTACAAAGCTCAAATCTttctaagggttttgttttGTGCTATTAAAAGCTTTACATGCTGTGAGCTTTCTCTTGTTCTCCTTGAGAAGCTATAAGATATCCATTTATTGCGCTCCAAAATTCCTTCTTGTCGATAAATGGTGTGATGCGTGAGACATCAAAACCGAATCACCACGATGCTTCTTTGTTCCTCCGACCACCACCAGCATGTGCCTCAACACCAccacctccgccgccgccgccgctgctgcCACCACCGTCGCTCGCTTCCTCTCCTTAATAGAGAGATGCATCGCCGCCAAAGACCTCCGGCTCGGCCGCCACCTCCACTCCCACCTCCTCAAGACCGCCCTCAACCACCACACCGTCCTCGCCAACCGCCTCGTCCACCTCTACTCCCTCTCCGGCTCCCTCCCCTCTGCCGTCTCCGCCTTCACCGACCTCCCCTTCAAAAACCACCACTCCTACAACACCCTCCTCGCGGCCCTCTGCCGCTCCGGCCACCTCCCCGCCGCTCGCCAACTGTTCGACCAGATGTCCCACCGAGATCTTGTCTCCCATAACACCATGATCTCGACCCTCACCCACCATGGCCACCACAGAGAAGCGATGAACCTCTTCACCCGAATGCGGAAGGACCACTCCTTCGACAAATTCACCGTCGTTGGTGTTGCGACCGCATGTGCCAACCTTGGGGCCCTAAATTCTCTTCGCCAGCTCCATGGCGCTGCTATCGGCGCTGGGTTGGACTTTAATGTCATAATGTCGAATGTGATGATCGACGCTTACGGGAAGTGCGGTGATGCTGAGGTCTCCCGCGAGCTCTTCGATCGGATGGAGACGAGAGATGTCATTTCTTGGACATCGCTGGTTGCGGCGTATGCCTCTGCTCGCAGGCTCGAAGAGGCCTGGCTGGCGTTCGATCGGATGCCGGAGCGGAATGCAGTCTCATGGACGGCGCTTGTTTCCGGGTATGAGCAGAATGGGGAGGGGGAGGCAGCATTGGAGCTCTTCAGGCGGATGATAGAAGAGGGAGTTGGTCCAACACCATTTACTTTGGTCTCGGTTTTGAGTGCTTGCGCGGGCTTAGGACTTATTGCTCGGGGGAAGCAGGTGCATGGCTTCATGGTCAGGAAGTGCATTGGATTGGATTCTTTCAACATCTTCACCTCGAATGCTTTGATCGATATGTACGCTAAGTGTGGGGATATGGCCTCGGCCGCGAATGTGTTTGACGCAATGCCCGAGCGAGACGTTGTCTCTTGGAACTCGATGGTTACTGGCTTCGCTCGGAATGGGCATGGCAAGCGATCTCTTGCTGTCTTCGAACAAATGATGAAAGCCGGGGTTACACCAAACCATACCACATTCCTTGGCGTGCTCTCAGCTTGCAGCCATGCTGGCCTAGTCTCAGAGGGTCGTCGATTCCTTGACTCGATGGAGAGGAAGTATGGACTAAAGCCAAGGCCAGAGCACTATGCCGCTTTCGTCGATGCACTTGGGCGCAATTGCCAACTAGAGGAAGCCATGGAACTCAACAAGGATTTGCATTCTAAACATGAATTGAGCAGTGTTGGGACATGGGGAGCTCTCCTTGGGGCATGCCGAGTGCATGGAAATTTAGAGCTTGCGGAAAGAGCTTCTGAGTACCTCTTTGAGTTGGAGCCTGAGAATGGAGCAAGATATCTGATGTTGTCTAATATATATGCTGCAGCAGGTCAATGGGACGATGTTCGACAGGTTAGGCTGCTCATGAAGGGGAAGGGATTTAGAAAGGATCCAGGTTTCAGTTGGATAGATCTGAGGAGCGGCAAGCATATGTTTGTAGCTGATGATAAGTCTCATATACGAACAGGGGAAATTTATGAGTTGCTTGCCACTTTGGTCGATCAGATGAAGGAAACAAGATGTCATCTAAATTATGAGCAGAGTCTGTTTGGTCATGAAGAAGGGGACTGCTTGTTGCAATGTGTTTAGTAAGATAGGCAGCTGCATCAAATCATTGGTTACATTGGTAGGCCAGTTGGTGATTCTGTTCCTATGGAGGAGAAGTGCTATATGAATTCAGCCTTAACCCTCTAAAGCTGTACTGAGAGTCTCTGAGGATTTAATCTTTGCAGATCAGATGCCTTGAGGAATTATAGGGAAGCTCGGGCGCTGTACTGAGAGTCTCTGAGGATTTAATCTTTGCAGATCAGATGCCTTGAGGAATTATAGGGAAGCTCGGGCAGCAGGTCTTCATAATGGTCATTAAAAGAATGTGTGCATTTCGCTGGATGGAGGTTTACTTGACAAAACATAATTTTGTGGACTACCAGATGAAGTTGTTAACATTGTTTGAACAGACACAAGCAGCAAGAGTTTTAGGATGCCAAAGAGATGTGGCATCATCCTTTTGGAGGCTATGATACTACTTCCAAGTTTCAGCACTTCTTGTTTAACACATTATTTTGGGTGAATTATTCTTTGCTTCGTAACGTGGTGCTGGGCGTGTTGAGGTTTTCTTTTAATCTTGCATGGGACAGACCTCTTTGTGGCAGTGTTGTCTCTTTTTGCTTCATTTCCTCAATAAAATGCTGTTGGTGGTTCTCTGGACCTAGCATTTCTTAACGTTTCTCAGAGAGAGATCAAATGAATTTCTGATTTAGCTGTTGCTAGGAACTTGTACAGTTCTTTCCCCATAATCGTGCATTCTCTGTCCATGCATGATTCATCCTCGAGCAGATGTCTCTTGCTTCTTGTTGGTGGTGCAAATGCTTGCAAGGAGCTGAATGTTATGGGTTAATCTACGTAACCTTAATATCTATCTCAATTTGTATAACGAATCCAAGCTTGCTAAATTATCATACTCGGTGTGCCATTAACTGGTGCAGGATTGGTGAAAAACTTTCCACAACGAACACAAATATATAAACCCAAAAGACAGGTGTTGAAATGCAACAGTATTAGCCAGTATAATGTTTGGTAAATAACTCATGATCGAGAATTGctacatatttttgagaaaaagaaGCATAAGGAAAAAAATACATATCCGGACCCAAGAGGGGCCAAAGAGTTTTACAAAACTCCATCAACTCCAGGACTGATTAGCCACTAAGAATTTAATGAGATCTCTTCTTCATATTTGAAATCTTGTCAGCAATTTATCATGATACATTTCATAGATGCTGCGTTGCTACAAATTTGACGCATCACCCATGTTtgtggtggtgtaattcttgTTTTCTTCACTAATTTGAGCTCCAACGGTCAAATGTAAAAGCACGAGTACCATAGTATGGATAGTGCTTATTCACACTAGCCTCCTCGTTGCAATTGTAAAGCAAGAACCAAAATTTCATGCTTTACCATTGATCACCTTTCTCCGAATAATAACGCAGAGCCTCCCCATGGGCAACACAAGCAGATAATGCTGCTTGCAATTGTATTTGCTCGATTTGTGAACCCCTTCCAACCTTGTGAAGCCACAGCTTGATTCATCAGTCACCAAACAGCCATTGCCATGCCGGGCTAGTTTGCAAAAGGATCCATATGATCCCATCATTCATCCACATTTGAGACCTTTTGACGCCTACACTCTGTAATTGATGTAAACTAGCTTCATCACTTGTTAAGTGCAGTCAGAAGACTCTGGAGAAAGGACCTCAAACTGAACTGGATTCAAGGGGTTTGATTCATTGATGCATCTTGCAGCCCTTTCTCCTAGTTTTCTGTTCCCGTGTTCTCGGCAACAGTCAAAGATTCTTGTCCACATTGGGATGGTCGGCTCGAATGGCATGTGTTCGACGAAATCCTCGAGTTCAACCATGAAGCCATGCTTGCCTAATAGTTCAATCATACATTCGTAATGCTCAACCCGAGGTATGATACCATACTCTTCAGTCATCGAATCAAAATACCGTCGACCCAAATTGACGTAGCCCTCACTGATACAAGCAAGTAGAATGCCAATGAGAGTGACATTGTCTGCCCTAATCCCATCTTTCCGCATCGCTTCAAATAGTTCAAGACCATACTCACCCCTCCCATTATAAGCACATCCTAAAATCATCGAATTCCAGAGGACTATATCCCGTGAACTCTCCATTTCAAAAACTTTGATGCCATACTCTATCAACCGGCATTTGGAGTACATGTCAACCAATGCCCCTCTGATAATGACATCCATCTCGAAGCCATTTCTGATCATGTAGCCATGGATTTCCTTCCCGTGTTCGAGCATGAAGATATTCGCACAAGCAGCCAATATCGTGCTGAATGTGAACTCATCTGCACATGTCTCCCATTGCATCTCGCTGAAAGCATGCAAGGCCTCTTCACTTCGGCCGTGCCGCCCATACCCTGAGATCAATGAATTCCATGATATCCTATCCCTCTGAGATGCCATACTAAGAAAC
Encoded here:
- the LOC120112136 gene encoding pentatricopeptide repeat-containing protein At2g21090-like; the encoded protein is MCLNTTTSAAAAAAATTVARFLSLIERCIAAKDLRLGRHLHSHLLKTALNHHTVLANRLVHLYSLSGSLPSAVSAFTDLPFKNHHSYNTLLAALCRSGHLPAARQLFDQMSHRDLVSHNTMISTLTHHGHHREAMNLFTRMRKDHSFDKFTVVGVATACANLGALNSLRQLHGAAIGAGLDFNVIMSNVMIDAYGKCGDAEVSRELFDRMETRDVISWTSLVAAYASARRLEEAWLAFDRMPERNAVSWTALVSGYEQNGEGEAALELFRRMIEEGVGPTPFTLVSVLSACAGLGLIARGKQVHGFMVRKCIGLDSFNIFTSNALIDMYAKCGDMASAANVFDAMPERDVVSWNSMVTGFARNGHGKRSLAVFEQMMKAGVTPNHTTFLGVLSACSHAGLVSEGRRFLDSMERKYGLKPRPEHYAAFVDALGRNCQLEEAMELNKDLHSKHELSSVGTWGALLGACRVHGNLELAERASEYLFELEPENGARYLMLSNIYAAAGQWDDVRQVRLLMKGKGFRKDPGFSWIDLRSGKHMFVADDKSHIRTGEIYELLATLVDQMKETRCHLNYEQSLFGHEEGDCLLQCV
- the LOC120112135 gene encoding uncharacterized protein LOC120112135, with protein sequence MIPQYRGREFQARNQFTFSNPIHRAGNDRNALDGIEYGTWAERIKGKYGYFGKSDDRNFGAWQRRAPLNHHGDQVGEDEFGRQAKQEGYDSDVPSPPLWKKPGSPMAEQLAQAIAGYRQEMLEIVRDMPETAYELSLRDLVESPRIAKPPVQQTLGKGGEFSKDKTEKEKRKKGIRRMSRSESMDPGGFLLKMFLPNLLTGRRKKSFGGSSACAKVSPQDCWKKNTSDEKGSSSSSSSSSRSRTRKVIGCYSFFRTNKHKDGEN